A DNA window from Zingiber officinale cultivar Zhangliang chromosome 3A, Zo_v1.1, whole genome shotgun sequence contains the following coding sequences:
- the LOC122052601 gene encoding 50S ribosomal protein L7/L12-like, which translates to MRRSVFTLRVALSTVMRPAASARLSTASAPHKPTERVSSIVDEISRLSLLEVADLTEALRVRLGVQQMPVMAILNPGMGGPAAAFPGAGAAAVPEEKKEEKTAFDLKLESFDAASKIKIIKEVRTFTDLGLKEAKELVEKAPTVLKTGVPKEDAEKIVEKLKQIGAKVVLE; encoded by the coding sequence ATGAGGCGATCGGTCTTCACCCTCCGCGTCGCTCTGTCCACCGTCATGCGCCCTGCCGCTTCCGCCCGCCTCTCCACTGCCTCAGCTCCTCACAAGCCCACCGAGCGCGTTTCCTCCATCGTCGACGAGATCTCTCGGTTATCCCTCCTCGAGGTTGCCGACCTCACAGAGGCACTCCGTGTCCGGTTGGGCGTCCAGCAGATGCCCGTCATGGCCATTTTGAACCCTGGCATGGGTGGGCCCGCTGCCGCCTTCCCCGGTGCTGGAGCCGCTGCTGTGccggaggagaagaaggaggagaagacggCCTTCGATCTGAAGCTGGAGAGCTTCGACGCGGCCTCCAAGATCAAGATCATCAAGGAAGTCAGAACTTTCACGGACCTGGGACTCAAAGAGGCTAAGGAACTCGTGGAGAAGGCTCCAACCGTACTGAAGACTGGGGTGCCGAAGGAAGACGCGGAGAAGATTGTGGAGAAGCTGAAACAAATTGGTGCTAAAGTTGTGTTGGAATGA